The Sebastes umbrosus isolate fSebUmb1 chromosome 19, fSebUmb1.pri, whole genome shotgun sequence genome has a segment encoding these proteins:
- the LOC119478481 gene encoding M-phase phosphoprotein 9 isoform X1, whose translation MSTDDSISEDVSSSGALSHCHASADGDGGKESETSLVSSEGTSASGLAVSEDRHTTSQTTGGTVESRPMDITPACNKIRSLCLSTDEAFEQGKSLPFINPSSLETLRALVQEIQSSGETDPEMWKDCEGRWLHLFQLVEKQYQEQILAQQGQYQCQIQLIQDEIKALVQLQNRQSNVHPHTEFSPTSLTKTTTNTKNYIFPLLSGDCTVPKNIASDNDSLAAPAHIPFSSPSPPLRRPETANQGEERATTVLSSGYGTLSAWDTGLEPAGSPGEDEDGVQRREKHHWSPNFQEDTEMTGIGCQQEFSHVRTLGVDEPNHSVYQQRSSGTSQLLTSWAQRQKLRPKKSKAGPASCQIPESYQEQPRSLREPHKLIPPEGSDLQDQQQAAGPSSSSFPLRRSDSLMSEASGLTYWRLNENELYHPLPDSFDSGAYLLLQEASLSLTPSQEPRLSLREIYQNKQRSDCKRSDWEGSVTSSPSSPQVLTLDPAANQRQSDRTSGFTSPSHFSSPSFATQPRVGTPVTPDSMVECSPNPGDTDYISDTSSVSAAGPSPCKVQSSWGNASQAVLDQTQPCSHTTSQQRRASAPLASEEEASRTHTSTLKPCSASGATLRPAVSPHMERASSLEDPVVLSLLRQNLREKHSRHVADLKAYYESEIQILRDKLKLRDLPRDLERSNQALTERCKHLEKALAEATGRIQELEATNCLLEKKLAEWPDRYAVAGAAVKSLQQRLEESKRSGKEKDAAAARLKSHVRQLEESLQRAGREADEREAKREREYKMLQDLLGEYDSLVKEHNGLKNNVVSTENKLVDATDQISDLKRVISKLESQVKQLEHENQARARYTSHNNTQPSGAGLFHHPDLLLSPSRGKVEPDVTRRKSPSLLSDQLNGGRKSPFPQTNQSSLHKKSQYPLHDQSSGTGSSVDSSAGGSWRCASPPECEQSLPQHHRHQEQTQRDVGRREGSCTLTPMMRALIELEETRATESRAPCKNSPTTYRVGNQRTTVGFVERRHKEVIQERVGLQADWEVVKPGGVVARAERGGGRGRGGGGATKRAAALLRAQRSLSPDGHRSSSLPPEHRNKPTTTPTKRGTLLMPMSAKSSPKRCPSENYSTAFGHLMPREEHMHKRIDEQDDQRRHSYHSGSPRKRLQFTSADRDDDLQQPGPSGSVNPPEGISQLGWEEQGVCGVSVLQDSCEDLPPLLLDRLGSLAEAEKLFDELTQEKLQVEAALSRMPGAGGRVTLQTRLDEVALEKRLERLNRELGSIRMTLKRFHVLRSSANT comes from the exons ATGTCCACAGATGACAGTATCTCTGAGGATGTGTCCAGCTCGGGGGCTTTGAGCCATTGCCATGCCAGTGCCGACGGGGATGGGGGTAAGGAGAGCGAGACCTCTTTGGTGTCCTCTGAGGGGACGTCAGCCTCAGGGCTGGCTGTCTCAGAGGACAGACACACGACCTCCCAGACAACAGGAGGCACTGTGGAGAGCCGGCCCATGGACATCACACCAGCATGCAACAAGATCAG GAGTCTTTGTTTGAGCACAGATGAAGCATTTGAACAAGGGAAGAGCCTCCCATTCATCAACCCGAGCTCCCTGGAGACCCTGAGGGCTTTGGTGCAGGAGATCCAGAGCAGCGGAGAGACCGACCCCGAGATGTGGAAGGATTGTGAG GGCCGATGGTTGCATCTGTTTCAGCTGGTCGAGAAGCAATACCAAGAGCAAATACTCGCTCAGCAAGGACAATACCAGTGCCAAATACAG TTGATTCAGGATGAAATTAAGGCTCTGGTTCAGCTCCAGAACCGCCAGTCCAACGTCCATCCGCACACAGAGTTCTCTCCAACCTCGCTGACCAAAACTACCACGAACACAAAGAACTATattttccccctcctctccgGTGACTGCACAGTCCCCAAAAATATAGCCAGTGACAATGACAGCCTGGCAGCTCCTGCCCATATCCCCTTCAGCTCCCCTTCACCTCCTCTCCGGAGACCAGAGACCGCCAACCAGGGGGAGGAGCGGGCGACCACGGTGCTCAGCAGCGGGTACGGGACTCTGTCTGCCTGGGACACAGGTCTGGAACCTGCCGGGTCTCCGGGGGAAGATGAGGATGGTGTTCAACGGAGGGAGAAGCATCATTGGTCCCCGAACTTCCAGGAAGACACAGAGATGACTGGGATTGGCTGCCAGCAGGAGTTTTCTCATGTGAGGACTCTCGGAGTGGATGAACCCAACCACTCAGTCTACCAGCAGAGAAGCTCTGG CACCAGCCAGCTTTTGACCTCCTGGGCCCAGAGGCAGAAACTCAGGCCCAAGAAGAGCAAAGCAGGACCAGCTTCGTGCCAAATCCCCGAGTCCTACCAGGAGCAGCCACGCAGCCTCAGAGAACCCCACAAACTAATCCCCCCGGAGGGCTCAGACCTCCAGGACCAG CAGCAAGCGGCCGGGCCGTCGTCCAGCTCGTTCCCCCTGAGGAGGAGTGACAGCCTGATGTCTGAGGCATCAG GCCTCACGTACTGGCGTCTGAATGAGAATGAACTGTATCACCCGCTACCGGACAGCTTTGACAGCGGCGCTTACCTCCTTCTGCAAGAGGCGTCCTTGAGTCTT ACTCCGTCTCAGGAGCCTCGTCTGTCTCTCAGAGAGATCTATCAGAACAAGCAAAGATCAGATTGTAAACGTTCGGACTGGGAAGGCTCCGTTACATCCAGTCCTTCGTCACCACAG GTGTTGACCTTGGACCCAGCAGCTAACCAGCGGCAGTCAGATCGTACCTCTGGCTTCACGTCGCCCTCTCACTTCAGCAGCCCTTCGTTCGCCACTCAGCCCCGAGTAGGGACGCCTGTGACCCCCGACAGCATGGTGGAGTGCAGTCCCAACCCAGGAGATACAGACTACATCTCTGACACCTCCAGCGTCTCAGCTGCCGGACCTTCCCCTTGTAAGGTGCAGAGCTCGTGGGGAAACGCATCCCAGGCCGTCCTGGATCAGACTCAGCCCTGCTCCCACACAACCAGCCAGCAACGCAGAGCCAGCGCCCCCTTAGCCAGCGAGGAGGAGGCCAGTCGCACCCACACCAGCACCCTGAAACCTTGCTCAGCCTCTGGTGCTACTCTGCGGCCTGCGGTCAGTCCACACATGGAGAGAGCTTCATCACTAGAGGATCCTGTCGTCCTTTCTCT aCTGAGACAGAACCTGAGAGAGAAGCACTCTCGACATGTGGCTGATCTGAAAGCATATTACGAGTCTGAGATCCAGATCCTGAGAGACAAACTGAAACTCAGAGATCTGCCGCGGGACTTGGAGAGGAGCAACCAGGCCCTCACAGAGAG GTGTAAGCACCTGGAGAAAGCTCTGGCTGAGGCCACCGGTCGCATTCAAGAACTCGAGGCAACAAACTGCTTGCTGGAGAAAAAACTG GCAGAATGGCCGGACCGGTACGCCGTAGCTGGAGCTGCTGTGAAATCCCTGCAGCAGCGACTAGAGGAAAGCAAACGCTCGGGCAAAGAGAAGGACGCCGCGGCAGCTCGTTTGAAGAGCCACGTACGGCAGCTGGAGGAGTCGCTGCAGAGAGCCGGCAGGGAGGCCGACGAGAGGGAGgcgaagagggagagagagtacAAGATGCTGCAGGAT TTGCTCGGAGAATACGACTCTCTGGTGAAGGAGCACAACGGACTGAAG AACAACGTGGTGTCAACAGAGAACAAGCTGGTCGACGCCACCGATCAGATATCAGACCTGAAGAG AGTGATCTCCAAACTGGAGTCTCAGGTGAAGCAGCTGGAGCACGAGAACCAGGCCAGGGCGCGTTATACCTCCCACAATAACACACAACCTTCTGGGGCTGG TCTCTTCCACCATCCTGACCTGCTGCTGTCGCCCAGTAGAGGAAAGGTAGAGCCCGACGTCACCCGCAGGAAGTCTCCTAGTCTTCTATCTGACCAGCTGAACGGCGGCAGAAAGTCACCGTTCCCTCAAACCAACCAGTCAAGTCTCCACAAGAAGTCTCAGTATCCGTTACATGACCAGTCGTCAGGAACTGGAAGCTCTGTGGACTCTTCAGCTGGAGGGAGCTGGAG GTGTGCGTCTCCTCCAGAGTGTGAACAGTCTCTGCCTCAGCACCACAGACACCAGGAGCAGACCCAGCGGGATGTCGGTCGCAGAGAGGGATCCTGTACCCTGACCCCCATGATGAGGGCCCTGATAGAGCTGGAGGAGACCAGAGCCACAGAGAGCCGGGCCCCCTGTAAGAACAGCCCCACCACCTACA gggTCGGCAATCAGAGGACCACGGTCGGGTTTGTGGAGCGGAGACACAAAGAGGTGATTCAGGAGCGAGTCGGGCTGCAGGCGGACTGGGAGGTGGTGAAACCTGGAGGAGTCGTGGCCAGAGctgagcgaggaggaggaagaggaagaggaggaggaggagcgacgaaaagagctgcagctctgctgAGAGCTCAGAGGAGTCTGTCTCCAGACGGCCACAGATCCTCCTCACTGCCTCCAGAACATCGAAACAAACCCACAACGACACCAA CAAAGAGAGGAACTTTACTGATGCCCATGTCTGCAAAGTCCAGTCCTAAACGCTGCCCCTCCGAGAACTACTCCACCGCTTTTGGTCACCTGATGCCGAGAGAGGAACACATGCACAAGAG GATCGATGAACAAGATGACCAGAGACGTCATTCATACCACAGCGGCAGTCCCAGGAAGAGACTCCAGTTCACGTCAGCAGACAGAGATGATG ACCTCCAGCAGCCAGGGCCGTCCGGCAGCGTGAACCCACCGGAGGGGATCTCCCAGCTGGGCTGGGAGGAGCAGGGAGTCTGCGGTGTATCCGTCCTGCAGGACTCCTGTGAGGACTTGCCTCCTCTTCTCCTGGACAGACTCGGCTCGCTGGCTGAGGCTGAGAAACTGTTTGACGAGCTGACGCAGGAGAAACTGCag
- the LOC119478481 gene encoding M-phase phosphoprotein 9 isoform X3: protein MSTDDSISEDVSSSGALSHCHASADGDGGKESETSLVSSEGTSASGLAVSEDRHTTSQTTGGTVESRPMDITPACNKIRSLCLSTDEAFEQGKSLPFINPSSLETLRALVQEIQSSGETDPEMWKDCEGRWLHLFQLVEKQYQEQILAQQGQYQCQIQLIQDEIKALVQLQNRQSNVHPHTEFSPTSLTKTTTNTKNYIFPLLSGDCTVPKNIASDNDSLAAPAHIPFSSPSPPLRRPETANQGEERATTVLSSGYGTLSAWDTGLEPAGSPGEDEDGVQRREKHHWSPNFQEDTEMTGIGCQQEFSHVRTLGVDEPNHSVYQQRSSGTSQLLTSWAQRQKLRPKKSKAGPASCQIPESYQEQPRSLREPHKLIPPEGSDLQDQQQAAGPSSSSFPLRRSDSLMSEASGLTYWRLNENELYHPLPDSFDSGAYLLLQEASLSLTPSQEPRLSLREIYQNKQRSDCKRSDWEGSVTSSPSSPQVLTLDPAANQRQSDRTSGFTSPSHFSSPSFATQPRVGTPVTPDSMVECSPNPGDTDYISDTSSVSAAGPSPCKVQSSWGNASQAVLDQTQPCSHTTSQQRRASAPLASEEEASRTHTSTLKPCSASGATLRPAVSPHMERASSLEDPVVLSLLRQNLREKHSRHVADLKAYYESEIQILRDKLKLRDLPRDLERSNQALTERCKHLEKALAEATGRIQELEATNCLLEKKLAEWPDRYAVAGAAVKSLQQRLEESKRSGKEKDAAAARLKSHVRQLEESLQRAGREADEREAKREREYKMLQDLLGEYDSLVKEHNGLKNNVVSTENKLVDATDQISDLKRVISKLESQVKQLEHENQARARYTSHNNTQPSGAGLFHHPDLLLSPSRGKVEPDVTRRKSPSLLSDQLNGGRKSPFPQTNQSSLHKKSQYPLHDQSSGTGSSVDSSAGGSWRCASPPECEQSLPQHHRHQEQTQRDVGRREGSCTLTPMMRALIELEETRATESRAPWVGNQRTTVGFVERRHKEVIQERVGLQADWEVVKPGGVVARAERGGGRGRGGGGATKRAAALLRAQRSLSPDGHRSSSLPPEHRNKPTTTPTKRGTLLMPMSAKSSPKRCPSENYSTAFGHLMPREEHMHKRIDEQDDQRRHSYHSGSPRKRLQFTSADRDDDLQQPGPSGSVNPPEGISQLGWEEQGVCGVSVLQDSCEDLPPLLLDRLGSLAEAEKLFDELTQEKLQVEAALSRMPGAGGRVTLQTRLDEVALEKRLERLNRELGSIRMTLKRFHVLRSSANT from the exons ATGTCCACAGATGACAGTATCTCTGAGGATGTGTCCAGCTCGGGGGCTTTGAGCCATTGCCATGCCAGTGCCGACGGGGATGGGGGTAAGGAGAGCGAGACCTCTTTGGTGTCCTCTGAGGGGACGTCAGCCTCAGGGCTGGCTGTCTCAGAGGACAGACACACGACCTCCCAGACAACAGGAGGCACTGTGGAGAGCCGGCCCATGGACATCACACCAGCATGCAACAAGATCAG GAGTCTTTGTTTGAGCACAGATGAAGCATTTGAACAAGGGAAGAGCCTCCCATTCATCAACCCGAGCTCCCTGGAGACCCTGAGGGCTTTGGTGCAGGAGATCCAGAGCAGCGGAGAGACCGACCCCGAGATGTGGAAGGATTGTGAG GGCCGATGGTTGCATCTGTTTCAGCTGGTCGAGAAGCAATACCAAGAGCAAATACTCGCTCAGCAAGGACAATACCAGTGCCAAATACAG TTGATTCAGGATGAAATTAAGGCTCTGGTTCAGCTCCAGAACCGCCAGTCCAACGTCCATCCGCACACAGAGTTCTCTCCAACCTCGCTGACCAAAACTACCACGAACACAAAGAACTATattttccccctcctctccgGTGACTGCACAGTCCCCAAAAATATAGCCAGTGACAATGACAGCCTGGCAGCTCCTGCCCATATCCCCTTCAGCTCCCCTTCACCTCCTCTCCGGAGACCAGAGACCGCCAACCAGGGGGAGGAGCGGGCGACCACGGTGCTCAGCAGCGGGTACGGGACTCTGTCTGCCTGGGACACAGGTCTGGAACCTGCCGGGTCTCCGGGGGAAGATGAGGATGGTGTTCAACGGAGGGAGAAGCATCATTGGTCCCCGAACTTCCAGGAAGACACAGAGATGACTGGGATTGGCTGCCAGCAGGAGTTTTCTCATGTGAGGACTCTCGGAGTGGATGAACCCAACCACTCAGTCTACCAGCAGAGAAGCTCTGG CACCAGCCAGCTTTTGACCTCCTGGGCCCAGAGGCAGAAACTCAGGCCCAAGAAGAGCAAAGCAGGACCAGCTTCGTGCCAAATCCCCGAGTCCTACCAGGAGCAGCCACGCAGCCTCAGAGAACCCCACAAACTAATCCCCCCGGAGGGCTCAGACCTCCAGGACCAG CAGCAAGCGGCCGGGCCGTCGTCCAGCTCGTTCCCCCTGAGGAGGAGTGACAGCCTGATGTCTGAGGCATCAG GCCTCACGTACTGGCGTCTGAATGAGAATGAACTGTATCACCCGCTACCGGACAGCTTTGACAGCGGCGCTTACCTCCTTCTGCAAGAGGCGTCCTTGAGTCTT ACTCCGTCTCAGGAGCCTCGTCTGTCTCTCAGAGAGATCTATCAGAACAAGCAAAGATCAGATTGTAAACGTTCGGACTGGGAAGGCTCCGTTACATCCAGTCCTTCGTCACCACAG GTGTTGACCTTGGACCCAGCAGCTAACCAGCGGCAGTCAGATCGTACCTCTGGCTTCACGTCGCCCTCTCACTTCAGCAGCCCTTCGTTCGCCACTCAGCCCCGAGTAGGGACGCCTGTGACCCCCGACAGCATGGTGGAGTGCAGTCCCAACCCAGGAGATACAGACTACATCTCTGACACCTCCAGCGTCTCAGCTGCCGGACCTTCCCCTTGTAAGGTGCAGAGCTCGTGGGGAAACGCATCCCAGGCCGTCCTGGATCAGACTCAGCCCTGCTCCCACACAACCAGCCAGCAACGCAGAGCCAGCGCCCCCTTAGCCAGCGAGGAGGAGGCCAGTCGCACCCACACCAGCACCCTGAAACCTTGCTCAGCCTCTGGTGCTACTCTGCGGCCTGCGGTCAGTCCACACATGGAGAGAGCTTCATCACTAGAGGATCCTGTCGTCCTTTCTCT aCTGAGACAGAACCTGAGAGAGAAGCACTCTCGACATGTGGCTGATCTGAAAGCATATTACGAGTCTGAGATCCAGATCCTGAGAGACAAACTGAAACTCAGAGATCTGCCGCGGGACTTGGAGAGGAGCAACCAGGCCCTCACAGAGAG GTGTAAGCACCTGGAGAAAGCTCTGGCTGAGGCCACCGGTCGCATTCAAGAACTCGAGGCAACAAACTGCTTGCTGGAGAAAAAACTG GCAGAATGGCCGGACCGGTACGCCGTAGCTGGAGCTGCTGTGAAATCCCTGCAGCAGCGACTAGAGGAAAGCAAACGCTCGGGCAAAGAGAAGGACGCCGCGGCAGCTCGTTTGAAGAGCCACGTACGGCAGCTGGAGGAGTCGCTGCAGAGAGCCGGCAGGGAGGCCGACGAGAGGGAGgcgaagagggagagagagtacAAGATGCTGCAGGAT TTGCTCGGAGAATACGACTCTCTGGTGAAGGAGCACAACGGACTGAAG AACAACGTGGTGTCAACAGAGAACAAGCTGGTCGACGCCACCGATCAGATATCAGACCTGAAGAG AGTGATCTCCAAACTGGAGTCTCAGGTGAAGCAGCTGGAGCACGAGAACCAGGCCAGGGCGCGTTATACCTCCCACAATAACACACAACCTTCTGGGGCTGG TCTCTTCCACCATCCTGACCTGCTGCTGTCGCCCAGTAGAGGAAAGGTAGAGCCCGACGTCACCCGCAGGAAGTCTCCTAGTCTTCTATCTGACCAGCTGAACGGCGGCAGAAAGTCACCGTTCCCTCAAACCAACCAGTCAAGTCTCCACAAGAAGTCTCAGTATCCGTTACATGACCAGTCGTCAGGAACTGGAAGCTCTGTGGACTCTTCAGCTGGAGGGAGCTGGAG GTGTGCGTCTCCTCCAGAGTGTGAACAGTCTCTGCCTCAGCACCACAGACACCAGGAGCAGACCCAGCGGGATGTCGGTCGCAGAGAGGGATCCTGTACCCTGACCCCCATGATGAGGGCCCTGATAGAGCTGGAGGAGACCAGAGCCACAGAGAGCCGGGCCCCCT gggTCGGCAATCAGAGGACCACGGTCGGGTTTGTGGAGCGGAGACACAAAGAGGTGATTCAGGAGCGAGTCGGGCTGCAGGCGGACTGGGAGGTGGTGAAACCTGGAGGAGTCGTGGCCAGAGctgagcgaggaggaggaagaggaagaggaggaggaggagcgacgaaaagagctgcagctctgctgAGAGCTCAGAGGAGTCTGTCTCCAGACGGCCACAGATCCTCCTCACTGCCTCCAGAACATCGAAACAAACCCACAACGACACCAA CAAAGAGAGGAACTTTACTGATGCCCATGTCTGCAAAGTCCAGTCCTAAACGCTGCCCCTCCGAGAACTACTCCACCGCTTTTGGTCACCTGATGCCGAGAGAGGAACACATGCACAAGAG GATCGATGAACAAGATGACCAGAGACGTCATTCATACCACAGCGGCAGTCCCAGGAAGAGACTCCAGTTCACGTCAGCAGACAGAGATGATG ACCTCCAGCAGCCAGGGCCGTCCGGCAGCGTGAACCCACCGGAGGGGATCTCCCAGCTGGGCTGGGAGGAGCAGGGAGTCTGCGGTGTATCCGTCCTGCAGGACTCCTGTGAGGACTTGCCTCCTCTTCTCCTGGACAGACTCGGCTCGCTGGCTGAGGCTGAGAAACTGTTTGACGAGCTGACGCAGGAGAAACTGCag
- the LOC119478481 gene encoding M-phase phosphoprotein 9 isoform X2, producing the protein MSTDDSISEDVSSSGALSHCHASADGDGGKESETSLVSSEGTSASGLAVSEDRHTTSQTTGGTVESRPMDITPACNKIRSLCLSTDEAFEQGKSLPFINPSSLETLRALVQEIQSSGETDPEMWKDCEGRWLHLFQLVEKQYQEQILAQQGQYQCQIQLIQDEIKALVQLQNRQSNVHPHTEFSPTSLTKTTTNTKNYIFPLLSGDCTVPKNIASDNDSLAAPAHIPFSSPSPPLRRPETANQGEERATTVLSSGYGTLSAWDTGLEPAGSPGEDEDGVQRREKHHWSPNFQEDTEMTGIGCQQEFSHVRTLGVDEPNHSVYQQRSSGTSQLLTSWAQRQKLRPKKSKAGPASCQIPESYQEQPRSLREPHKLIPPEGSDLQDQQAAGPSSSSFPLRRSDSLMSEASGLTYWRLNENELYHPLPDSFDSGAYLLLQEASLSLTPSQEPRLSLREIYQNKQRSDCKRSDWEGSVTSSPSSPQVLTLDPAANQRQSDRTSGFTSPSHFSSPSFATQPRVGTPVTPDSMVECSPNPGDTDYISDTSSVSAAGPSPCKVQSSWGNASQAVLDQTQPCSHTTSQQRRASAPLASEEEASRTHTSTLKPCSASGATLRPAVSPHMERASSLEDPVVLSLLRQNLREKHSRHVADLKAYYESEIQILRDKLKLRDLPRDLERSNQALTERCKHLEKALAEATGRIQELEATNCLLEKKLAEWPDRYAVAGAAVKSLQQRLEESKRSGKEKDAAAARLKSHVRQLEESLQRAGREADEREAKREREYKMLQDLLGEYDSLVKEHNGLKNNVVSTENKLVDATDQISDLKRVISKLESQVKQLEHENQARARYTSHNNTQPSGAGLFHHPDLLLSPSRGKVEPDVTRRKSPSLLSDQLNGGRKSPFPQTNQSSLHKKSQYPLHDQSSGTGSSVDSSAGGSWRCASPPECEQSLPQHHRHQEQTQRDVGRREGSCTLTPMMRALIELEETRATESRAPCKNSPTTYRVGNQRTTVGFVERRHKEVIQERVGLQADWEVVKPGGVVARAERGGGRGRGGGGATKRAAALLRAQRSLSPDGHRSSSLPPEHRNKPTTTPTKRGTLLMPMSAKSSPKRCPSENYSTAFGHLMPREEHMHKRIDEQDDQRRHSYHSGSPRKRLQFTSADRDDDLQQPGPSGSVNPPEGISQLGWEEQGVCGVSVLQDSCEDLPPLLLDRLGSLAEAEKLFDELTQEKLQVEAALSRMPGAGGRVTLQTRLDEVALEKRLERLNRELGSIRMTLKRFHVLRSSANT; encoded by the exons ATGTCCACAGATGACAGTATCTCTGAGGATGTGTCCAGCTCGGGGGCTTTGAGCCATTGCCATGCCAGTGCCGACGGGGATGGGGGTAAGGAGAGCGAGACCTCTTTGGTGTCCTCTGAGGGGACGTCAGCCTCAGGGCTGGCTGTCTCAGAGGACAGACACACGACCTCCCAGACAACAGGAGGCACTGTGGAGAGCCGGCCCATGGACATCACACCAGCATGCAACAAGATCAG GAGTCTTTGTTTGAGCACAGATGAAGCATTTGAACAAGGGAAGAGCCTCCCATTCATCAACCCGAGCTCCCTGGAGACCCTGAGGGCTTTGGTGCAGGAGATCCAGAGCAGCGGAGAGACCGACCCCGAGATGTGGAAGGATTGTGAG GGCCGATGGTTGCATCTGTTTCAGCTGGTCGAGAAGCAATACCAAGAGCAAATACTCGCTCAGCAAGGACAATACCAGTGCCAAATACAG TTGATTCAGGATGAAATTAAGGCTCTGGTTCAGCTCCAGAACCGCCAGTCCAACGTCCATCCGCACACAGAGTTCTCTCCAACCTCGCTGACCAAAACTACCACGAACACAAAGAACTATattttccccctcctctccgGTGACTGCACAGTCCCCAAAAATATAGCCAGTGACAATGACAGCCTGGCAGCTCCTGCCCATATCCCCTTCAGCTCCCCTTCACCTCCTCTCCGGAGACCAGAGACCGCCAACCAGGGGGAGGAGCGGGCGACCACGGTGCTCAGCAGCGGGTACGGGACTCTGTCTGCCTGGGACACAGGTCTGGAACCTGCCGGGTCTCCGGGGGAAGATGAGGATGGTGTTCAACGGAGGGAGAAGCATCATTGGTCCCCGAACTTCCAGGAAGACACAGAGATGACTGGGATTGGCTGCCAGCAGGAGTTTTCTCATGTGAGGACTCTCGGAGTGGATGAACCCAACCACTCAGTCTACCAGCAGAGAAGCTCTGG CACCAGCCAGCTTTTGACCTCCTGGGCCCAGAGGCAGAAACTCAGGCCCAAGAAGAGCAAAGCAGGACCAGCTTCGTGCCAAATCCCCGAGTCCTACCAGGAGCAGCCACGCAGCCTCAGAGAACCCCACAAACTAATCCCCCCGGAGGGCTCAGACCTCCAGGACCAG CAAGCGGCCGGGCCGTCGTCCAGCTCGTTCCCCCTGAGGAGGAGTGACAGCCTGATGTCTGAGGCATCAG GCCTCACGTACTGGCGTCTGAATGAGAATGAACTGTATCACCCGCTACCGGACAGCTTTGACAGCGGCGCTTACCTCCTTCTGCAAGAGGCGTCCTTGAGTCTT ACTCCGTCTCAGGAGCCTCGTCTGTCTCTCAGAGAGATCTATCAGAACAAGCAAAGATCAGATTGTAAACGTTCGGACTGGGAAGGCTCCGTTACATCCAGTCCTTCGTCACCACAG GTGTTGACCTTGGACCCAGCAGCTAACCAGCGGCAGTCAGATCGTACCTCTGGCTTCACGTCGCCCTCTCACTTCAGCAGCCCTTCGTTCGCCACTCAGCCCCGAGTAGGGACGCCTGTGACCCCCGACAGCATGGTGGAGTGCAGTCCCAACCCAGGAGATACAGACTACATCTCTGACACCTCCAGCGTCTCAGCTGCCGGACCTTCCCCTTGTAAGGTGCAGAGCTCGTGGGGAAACGCATCCCAGGCCGTCCTGGATCAGACTCAGCCCTGCTCCCACACAACCAGCCAGCAACGCAGAGCCAGCGCCCCCTTAGCCAGCGAGGAGGAGGCCAGTCGCACCCACACCAGCACCCTGAAACCTTGCTCAGCCTCTGGTGCTACTCTGCGGCCTGCGGTCAGTCCACACATGGAGAGAGCTTCATCACTAGAGGATCCTGTCGTCCTTTCTCT aCTGAGACAGAACCTGAGAGAGAAGCACTCTCGACATGTGGCTGATCTGAAAGCATATTACGAGTCTGAGATCCAGATCCTGAGAGACAAACTGAAACTCAGAGATCTGCCGCGGGACTTGGAGAGGAGCAACCAGGCCCTCACAGAGAG GTGTAAGCACCTGGAGAAAGCTCTGGCTGAGGCCACCGGTCGCATTCAAGAACTCGAGGCAACAAACTGCTTGCTGGAGAAAAAACTG GCAGAATGGCCGGACCGGTACGCCGTAGCTGGAGCTGCTGTGAAATCCCTGCAGCAGCGACTAGAGGAAAGCAAACGCTCGGGCAAAGAGAAGGACGCCGCGGCAGCTCGTTTGAAGAGCCACGTACGGCAGCTGGAGGAGTCGCTGCAGAGAGCCGGCAGGGAGGCCGACGAGAGGGAGgcgaagagggagagagagtacAAGATGCTGCAGGAT TTGCTCGGAGAATACGACTCTCTGGTGAAGGAGCACAACGGACTGAAG AACAACGTGGTGTCAACAGAGAACAAGCTGGTCGACGCCACCGATCAGATATCAGACCTGAAGAG AGTGATCTCCAAACTGGAGTCTCAGGTGAAGCAGCTGGAGCACGAGAACCAGGCCAGGGCGCGTTATACCTCCCACAATAACACACAACCTTCTGGGGCTGG TCTCTTCCACCATCCTGACCTGCTGCTGTCGCCCAGTAGAGGAAAGGTAGAGCCCGACGTCACCCGCAGGAAGTCTCCTAGTCTTCTATCTGACCAGCTGAACGGCGGCAGAAAGTCACCGTTCCCTCAAACCAACCAGTCAAGTCTCCACAAGAAGTCTCAGTATCCGTTACATGACCAGTCGTCAGGAACTGGAAGCTCTGTGGACTCTTCAGCTGGAGGGAGCTGGAG GTGTGCGTCTCCTCCAGAGTGTGAACAGTCTCTGCCTCAGCACCACAGACACCAGGAGCAGACCCAGCGGGATGTCGGTCGCAGAGAGGGATCCTGTACCCTGACCCCCATGATGAGGGCCCTGATAGAGCTGGAGGAGACCAGAGCCACAGAGAGCCGGGCCCCCTGTAAGAACAGCCCCACCACCTACA gggTCGGCAATCAGAGGACCACGGTCGGGTTTGTGGAGCGGAGACACAAAGAGGTGATTCAGGAGCGAGTCGGGCTGCAGGCGGACTGGGAGGTGGTGAAACCTGGAGGAGTCGTGGCCAGAGctgagcgaggaggaggaagaggaagaggaggaggaggagcgacgaaaagagctgcagctctgctgAGAGCTCAGAGGAGTCTGTCTCCAGACGGCCACAGATCCTCCTCACTGCCTCCAGAACATCGAAACAAACCCACAACGACACCAA CAAAGAGAGGAACTTTACTGATGCCCATGTCTGCAAAGTCCAGTCCTAAACGCTGCCCCTCCGAGAACTACTCCACCGCTTTTGGTCACCTGATGCCGAGAGAGGAACACATGCACAAGAG GATCGATGAACAAGATGACCAGAGACGTCATTCATACCACAGCGGCAGTCCCAGGAAGAGACTCCAGTTCACGTCAGCAGACAGAGATGATG ACCTCCAGCAGCCAGGGCCGTCCGGCAGCGTGAACCCACCGGAGGGGATCTCCCAGCTGGGCTGGGAGGAGCAGGGAGTCTGCGGTGTATCCGTCCTGCAGGACTCCTGTGAGGACTTGCCTCCTCTTCTCCTGGACAGACTCGGCTCGCTGGCTGAGGCTGAGAAACTGTTTGACGAGCTGACGCAGGAGAAACTGCag